The Brasilonema sennae CENA114 genome includes a region encoding these proteins:
- a CDS encoding NAD-dependent epimerase/dehydratase family protein, with product MTQKRILVTGASGCIGHYISEALIQETEYELYLLVRNPKKLQVDTQARPGVTVLQGDMQEISKFADLLKTIDTAVLTATAWGGEQTFDINVHKTHELLNLLDPDKCQQVIYFSTASVLDRNNQPLKEAGELGTDYIRSKYDCLHKISQLAIAPKVTTVFPTLVLGGDAEAAAFGGRNKPYSHATSGIPEVTKYIDLIRFFEADGSFHFIHGRDIATVVRYLIDNPPKEDEPRSFVLGQKQLTANQAIEEVCAYLGKKIYFRIPLSISLANLIIVLFRIQMAAWDRFCMNYRHFSYENFINPGSFGLPNYCATVSDVLKISGVKPFIK from the coding sequence ATGACCCAGAAACGGATTTTAGTCACGGGTGCAAGTGGTTGTATCGGTCACTACATAAGTGAAGCCTTAATTCAAGAAACAGAATACGAACTGTATCTGCTGGTTAGGAATCCAAAGAAACTGCAAGTCGATACTCAAGCACGTCCTGGTGTGACAGTCTTGCAGGGTGATATGCAAGAAATAAGTAAATTTGCCGACTTGTTGAAAACGATAGATACTGCAGTACTAACAGCGACGGCTTGGGGCGGTGAACAGACTTTTGATATTAATGTCCATAAAACCCATGAGTTGCTCAACTTGCTAGATCCAGACAAATGCCAACAAGTGATTTATTTTTCCACAGCTAGCGTTTTGGATCGCAACAATCAACCTTTGAAGGAAGCAGGCGAACTGGGTACAGATTATATCCGTTCCAAGTACGATTGTTTGCATAAGATATCGCAGTTAGCTATAGCCCCCAAAGTGACGACTGTTTTTCCTACTTTAGTGCTGGGGGGCGATGCGGAAGCCGCCGCCTTCGGCGGTCGCAATAAACCCTACTCACATGCTACATCTGGTATTCCAGAAGTAACGAAATATATAGATTTGATTCGCTTTTTTGAGGCAGATGGCAGTTTCCACTTCATCCACGGGCGAGACATTGCCACTGTCGTGCGGTATTTGATTGATAATCCTCCCAAAGAAGACGAACCGCGCTCATTTGTTTTAGGTCAGAAACAGTTAACTGCTAACCAAGCAATTGAAGAAGTTTGCGCCTACCTTGGGAAAAAGATTTACTTTCGCATCCCTCTATCTATATCTTTAGCCAATTTAATTATCGTTTTGTTCCGCATTCAGATGGCTGCCTGGGATAGATTCTGTATGAACTATCGGCATTTTAGTTACGAAAATTTTATTAATCCCGGCAGTTTCGGTTTACCAAATTACTGTGCGACGGTGAGTGATGTTTTAAAAATCAGTGGTGTTAAGCCATTTATCAAGTAA
- a CDS encoding protein-S-isoprenylcysteine O-methyltransferase, producing MSEVTRKVIFLICFIVVFVIRFYFARLVKQNKITDDRRTTQEKLSLLLTFLGMFILPLVGVFTPWLDFAGYNLPDWTGWFGTVFFVLAIWLFWRSHTDLSLNWSASLAVRENHSLVDTGVYRYIRHPMYAAFWLWGIAQALLLHNWIYGLSYIVSFVPMYLKRVPQEEQMMLDTFREQYQDYMSGTGRVIPKFLL from the coding sequence ATGTCTGAAGTTACTCGAAAGGTTATCTTTCTGATTTGCTTTATCGTTGTATTTGTGATTCGCTTTTATTTCGCCCGACTGGTAAAACAGAACAAGATTACAGATGACCGTAGAACAACTCAGGAGAAGTTATCACTGTTGTTAACATTTCTAGGAATGTTTATCCTGCCTCTAGTTGGCGTCTTTACACCTTGGCTCGACTTTGCTGGGTATAACCTACCTGATTGGACTGGTTGGTTTGGTACAGTTTTTTTTGTATTGGCTATCTGGCTGTTTTGGCGTTCTCATACAGACTTGAGTTTGAACTGGTCAGCCTCGCTAGCAGTTCGGGAGAATCATTCTTTAGTTGATACTGGAGTATACCGATACATTCGCCATCCTATGTATGCAGCCTTTTGGCTTTGGGGAATTGCCCAAGCTCTCCTTTTGCACAACTGGATTTACGGTTTGTCTTATATCGTATCATTTGTGCCGATGTATTTAAAGCGAGTACCTCAAGAAGAGCAGATGATGCTTGATACATTTAGGGAACAGTATCAAGACTACATGTCTGGTACAGGGCGAGTGATTCCAAAATTTTTACTTTAG
- a CDS encoding helix-turn-helix transcriptional regulator, which yields MIQHNYPRAIDFSQRDSLKQILVDSPVLTSYEVSWDTIHFLYHREPAHETPECQFKQHLISIYLKPFEARRWVNGRWCQENYQSGDISLFPADQTAPKSQCDHEDECIHLCLETPFFERVVYEAVNTNRLEIVPNFKFRDALIQQIGLELKTELESGGVESRLYAQSMATVLCVHLLRRYSTCQPIIKQYADGLPKWKLDRVLTYIQTHFDQDISLTELADLVEMSSHYFACLFKQSIGFSPHQYLIDCRIKRAKQLLREQKLSIVEICQQVGYQSQSYFTKVFRKHTGITPKKFRDSL from the coding sequence GTGATACAGCACAATTACCCTAGAGCGATTGACTTTAGCCAAAGGGATTCCCTGAAGCAGATTCTAGTTGATTCTCCCGTCCTCACGAGCTATGAGGTTAGTTGGGACACGATTCACTTTCTGTATCATCGAGAACCTGCGCACGAAACTCCTGAATGTCAGTTTAAACAACACCTTATCAGTATCTATCTCAAGCCATTTGAAGCAAGACGGTGGGTTAATGGGCGATGGTGTCAAGAAAATTATCAAAGTGGCGACATTAGTCTGTTTCCAGCTGATCAAACGGCTCCTAAATCTCAGTGCGATCACGAAGATGAGTGCATCCATCTCTGTTTAGAAACGCCATTTTTTGAGCGAGTTGTTTATGAAGCGGTGAATACTAATCGCCTTGAGATTGTACCAAACTTCAAATTTCGGGATGCGCTGATCCAACAGATTGGACTAGAACTCAAAACAGAACTGGAATCAGGTGGCGTTGAAAGCCGTCTCTACGCCCAATCAATGGCAACAGTTCTGTGTGTCCATCTCCTACGTAGATATTCGACCTGTCAACCGATAATCAAACAGTATGCTGATGGACTCCCCAAGTGGAAGTTGGATCGGGTGCTCACCTACATCCAAACACATTTTGACCAAGATATTAGTCTAACGGAACTTGCTGACCTCGTTGAGATGAGTTCTCATTATTTCGCTTGCCTGTTTAAGCAATCCATCGGTTTTTCTCCACATCAATACCTGATTGATTGTCGAATCAAACGTGCAAAACAACTGCTGCGAGAGCAAAAATTGTCTATTGTAGAAATTTGTCAGCAAGTTGGCTACCAGAGCCAAAGCTACTTCACTAAGGTTTTCCGAAAACACACTGGCATCACGCCCAAGAAATTTAGAGACTCACTCTAA
- a CDS encoding SMI1/KNR4 family protein, translating into MKRRTFLSLAGSSLGVAAGIHYGQAQSVTKMDELWLALEHWLGQQLPEVLADLNPGCSNKELSELERRLNCRLPEDFKAFYRRHDGQKGETTGLFCGLPVLSTQALYKHWDGWREIADEDQEIATEITGESYPNGAIKPTYINVKWIPLTYDGGSNHLGIDVDPGPAGVVGQVINFGRDENNKFVVASSLSNFIAWMLAQYQSGNYKSSERSLDLKEPRNSHFLDVVPLLFGRP; encoded by the coding sequence ATGAAACGTCGTACTTTTCTGAGCTTGGCGGGTAGCAGTCTAGGAGTAGCAGCGGGAATACACTATGGACAGGCGCAATCAGTCACAAAAATGGATGAACTCTGGTTAGCTTTAGAACATTGGCTGGGTCAGCAACTCCCCGAAGTACTTGCCGACCTCAACCCCGGATGCTCGAACAAGGAACTCAGTGAGTTAGAGCGTCGCTTGAATTGCAGGCTACCGGAAGACTTTAAGGCTTTCTACAGGCGTCATGACGGGCAAAAGGGAGAGACCACAGGGTTGTTTTGTGGTTTGCCTGTTCTAAGTACGCAGGCTCTCTACAAGCATTGGGACGGTTGGCGCGAGATTGCTGACGAAGATCAAGAGATCGCAACCGAGATTACCGGCGAATCCTACCCTAATGGCGCAATCAAGCCCACCTACATTAACGTCAAGTGGATACCTCTTACGTATGACGGGGGGAGTAATCACCTCGGAATAGATGTAGACCCCGGTCCCGCAGGCGTGGTAGGTCAGGTAATTAACTTCGGGCGCGATGAGAACAATAAGTTTGTGGTTGCTTCTTCGCTCTCCAACTTCATCGCTTGGATGCTCGCCCAGTATCAAAGTGGCAATTACAAGAGCAGTGAGCGTTCATTGGATCTCAAAGAGCCACGGAATAGCCATTTCTTGGATGTCGTGCCACTGCTGTTTGGCAGACCCTAA
- the hemE gene encoding uroporphyrinogen decarboxylase, with the protein MGISSNAPYLLRAARGEALDRPPVWMMRQAGRYMKAYRDLREKYPSFRERSEIPEVAIEVSLQPWKAFQPDGVILFSDIVTPLPGLGIDMDIAEGKGPIIHSPIRTSEQIDNLHALEPEESLPFIKTILQALRQEVGNESTVLGFVGAPWTLAAYAVEGKGSKTYSIIKNMAFSNPTLLDKLLTKLADAIATYVRYQIDCGAQVVQMFDSWAGQLSPQDYETFALPYQQRVFQQVRETHPDTPLILLVSGSAGLLERMALSGADLISLDWTVDMADARERLGKHLKVQGNLDPGVLFGSKEFIRDRIYDTVRKAGNKGHILNLGHGVLPETPEENVAFFFETAKQLSSAVV; encoded by the coding sequence ATGGGTATTTCCTCCAACGCTCCTTATCTTCTCAGGGCAGCTCGTGGTGAAGCGTTAGACCGTCCACCCGTATGGATGATGCGACAAGCGGGACGATATATGAAAGCTTACCGAGATTTAAGGGAGAAGTATCCTTCTTTTCGTGAACGCTCGGAAATACCGGAAGTAGCGATTGAAGTATCCTTACAACCGTGGAAAGCCTTTCAACCAGACGGAGTGATTTTGTTTTCTGATATCGTCACACCGCTACCTGGTTTAGGTATTGATATGGATATCGCTGAAGGTAAAGGACCAATCATTCACTCGCCGATTCGCACCTCAGAGCAAATCGATAACCTGCATGCTTTAGAACCGGAAGAATCGCTGCCTTTCATTAAAACAATCCTACAAGCATTACGGCAGGAAGTAGGCAACGAATCAACTGTGTTGGGCTTTGTCGGTGCACCTTGGACATTAGCCGCTTATGCGGTAGAGGGAAAAGGTTCAAAAACTTATTCCATCATCAAAAACATGGCGTTCTCAAATCCGACGCTGCTGGATAAGTTGCTGACAAAATTGGCAGATGCGATCGCCACTTATGTCCGCTATCAAATTGATTGTGGCGCACAAGTTGTGCAAATGTTTGATTCTTGGGCAGGACAATTGAGTCCCCAAGATTATGAAACCTTCGCACTACCCTATCAGCAGCGCGTTTTCCAGCAAGTCAGAGAAACTCATCCTGATACACCCCTGATTCTACTGGTGAGTGGTAGTGCAGGTTTGCTTGAGAGGATGGCACTATCAGGCGCGGATCTAATCAGTCTAGACTGGACAGTAGATATGGCAGACGCACGGGAAAGATTAGGCAAGCACCTCAAAGTGCAGGGAAATCTTGACCCTGGTGTGCTGTTTGGTTCTAAGGAATTTATCCGCGATCGCATTTACGACACTGTTCGCAAAGCTGGCAATAAAGGGCACATTCTTAACCTTGGTCACGGTGTTTTACCAGAAACTCCAGAGGAGAATGTTGCTTTCTTCTTTGAAACGGCGAAGCAACTTAGTAGTGCAGTTGTATGA
- a CDS encoding S66 peptidase family protein: MQSKTQNLKTKIVPPPLKPGDLLRVISPSGALREFEAFQKGVEIWRSRGYRVELFPEIDDKWGYLAGKDESRREQLATAWQEPECRGVLCTRGGFGSSRILENWTWQNLENSAPKWLIGFSDITALLWSLYTAGISGVHGSVLTTLACEPDWSIQRLFDCVEGRPLAPLKGCGWGGGVVNGIVLPGNLTVATHLLGTPMLPDLDGVILALEDVTEAPYRIDRMLTQWRMSSVLSKVSGIALGSFSRCEPPANVPSFSVEEVLRDRLGDLKIPIVSNLPFGHDAPNAALPVGVTVELDADQGILNIL; this comes from the coding sequence ATGCAATCCAAAACTCAAAATCTCAAAACTAAAATTGTTCCTCCACCTCTCAAACCAGGTGACTTATTACGAGTGATTTCTCCTAGCGGTGCTTTACGGGAATTTGAGGCTTTCCAAAAAGGGGTAGAAATTTGGCGATCGCGCGGCTATCGAGTAGAACTATTTCCAGAGATAGATGACAAATGGGGATATCTAGCTGGTAAAGATGAATCGAGGCGTGAACAACTCGCCACAGCATGGCAAGAGCCAGAGTGTCGCGGTGTTCTGTGTACTAGAGGTGGTTTCGGTAGCAGCCGTATTTTGGAAAATTGGACATGGCAGAATTTAGAAAACTCAGCGCCAAAGTGGCTTATTGGTTTTTCTGACATCACCGCGCTTTTGTGGAGTCTTTACACAGCAGGAATTTCTGGTGTTCATGGTTCCGTGCTGACAACTCTAGCTTGCGAACCAGATTGGTCAATTCAAAGGTTATTTGATTGTGTGGAAGGTCGTCCTCTTGCACCTTTAAAGGGTTGTGGTTGGGGTGGAGGTGTGGTCAATGGTATCGTGTTACCAGGTAATCTTACGGTGGCAACTCATCTACTTGGTACGCCAATGCTACCAGATTTGGATGGTGTGATTTTGGCATTGGAGGATGTGACAGAAGCTCCGTACCGCATTGACCGCATGCTAACACAGTGGCGGATGAGTAGTGTTTTATCAAAAGTTAGTGGAATTGCACTGGGTAGCTTTAGCCGTTGTGAACCACCTGCAAATGTTCCTAGCTTTAGTGTTGAGGAAGTGTTGCGCGATCGCCTAGGAGATTTAAAAATTCCCATTGTCTCAAACCTGCCTTTTGGTCATGACGCTCCCAATGCAGCTTTACCTGTGGGAGTTACAGTTGAATTAGATGCAGACCAAGGTATTTTGAATATACTCTAA
- a CDS encoding Uma2 family endonuclease, with translation MLNPIFKLPTSAELPCSDDTPVDNENQNFVPNLLLFLLKFIWANRLDWFFGVDMAIYHTTGVSHLVPVVPDGFLSLGVERFKGNVLRKSYVLWEENDVVPIFALEIVSLTYGGEYDKKMSVYARLGILYYVIYNPEYWRRDQHQPLEVYRLINGEYKLQIGEPFWIPEMGLRIGRGSYLDGEVELEVLYWYDAQGVRYKTPQEVAEQAQQQAAEMTELLERYRQRFGELPDA, from the coding sequence ATGCTAAACCCGATATTTAAACTGCCAACCAGCGCTGAACTTCCTTGTTCAGACGACACTCCTGTGGATAACGAAAATCAAAATTTTGTCCCGAATTTATTGTTATTCCTGCTGAAGTTTATCTGGGCAAATCGCTTAGATTGGTTTTTTGGGGTTGATATGGCAATTTATCACACCACAGGAGTCAGTCATCTTGTACCTGTTGTGCCAGATGGTTTCTTAAGTTTAGGAGTAGAGCGATTTAAAGGAAATGTTTTACGTAAAAGCTATGTTCTTTGGGAAGAAAACGATGTTGTCCCAATTTTTGCTTTAGAAATTGTTTCTCTTACCTATGGGGGCGAATATGATAAGAAAATGTCGGTCTATGCTCGCTTGGGTATTCTATATTATGTCATTTACAATCCTGAATATTGGCGACGAGACCAACATCAGCCATTAGAAGTTTATCGTTTAATCAACGGAGAATATAAGTTACAAATTGGAGAACCTTTTTGGATACCAGAAATGGGTTTGCGGATTGGTAGGGGAAGCTACCTTGATGGAGAAGTAGAACTGGAAGTGCTTTATTGGTATGATGCACAAGGCGTTAGGTATAAGACACCACAAGAAGTTGCAGAACAAGCGCAACAGCAAGCAGCAGAGATGACAGAGTTACTTGAGCGCTATCGCCAACGCTTTGGAGAATTACCAGACGCTTAA
- a CDS encoding peptidoglycan-binding protein has translation MRRRYSSIVFIACLACLGFDQRSASAVKPEIVFRNLELAQVSSKDAVKQSILGLGSTGAQVKSVQTLLKKLGYYDGEIDGRYGISTSRAVTKFQQVKGLSVDGIFGDTTRQSLQTTINKKLPPSTIAISSTIQPKTKKDPGTDILWWSLVGTGVLGSIGAVLYIVRKIDKGTKVVTYPENYSQRNTSLVPQTIQKFDVKNDDEFHNTSVISTQETETTIPPSTEFLPMETTSRLAKVDIIDQLILDLRSPDPTQRRKAIWDLGQKGDSRAIQPLVDLMVDADSQQRSLILAALAEINTRTLKPMNRALAISLQDESPQVRQNAIRDLTRVYDMMAQMSQILSHAVRDPDADVRSTAKYALSQMNRIRALPGDASEEDKDTEGEEEEDEENF, from the coding sequence ATGAGGCGACGCTATTCTTCTATTGTTTTTATTGCTTGCCTTGCTTGCTTAGGATTTGACCAACGTTCAGCAAGTGCAGTTAAACCTGAAATTGTTTTTAGAAATTTAGAACTTGCTCAAGTCAGTTCCAAAGATGCTGTCAAGCAGTCCATTCTTGGACTTGGTAGCACAGGTGCACAAGTGAAGTCAGTGCAAACCTTACTTAAGAAGTTAGGATACTATGATGGCGAGATAGATGGACGGTATGGCATAAGTACAAGCCGTGCTGTGACGAAATTTCAACAAGTAAAAGGTTTAAGTGTAGACGGTATTTTTGGTGATACAACTAGGCAGAGTCTTCAGACAACAATAAACAAGAAATTACCGCCTTCTACCATTGCAATTAGTTCTACGATTCAACCCAAGACCAAGAAAGACCCAGGAACAGACATACTTTGGTGGTCTCTCGTGGGTACTGGTGTTTTGGGAAGTATTGGGGCAGTACTTTATATAGTAAGAAAGATTGACAAGGGTACAAAAGTTGTAACATACCCAGAAAATTATAGTCAGCGAAACACCAGTTTAGTTCCGCAAACTATACAAAAGTTCGATGTAAAGAACGACGATGAGTTTCATAACACTAGTGTCATCAGTACGCAAGAAACAGAAACAACGATACCACCGTCTACTGAATTTTTACCAATGGAAACAACTTCTCGCCTTGCCAAAGTTGACATCATTGACCAGTTGATTTTAGATTTACGTAGCCCTGATCCAACACAGCGACGTAAAGCTATCTGGGATTTAGGTCAAAAAGGAGACTCACGAGCAATTCAGCCTTTAGTAGACTTGATGGTGGATGCAGATTCCCAGCAACGCAGCTTGATTTTAGCTGCTTTGGCAGAAATTAACACCCGCACACTTAAGCCAATGAACCGTGCTTTGGCAATTTCATTGCAAGATGAAAGTCCACAAGTGCGACAAAATGCCATCCGGGATTTAACTCGCGTATATGACATGATGGCTCAAATGAGTCAAATCTTATCTCATGCTGTGCGAGATCCGGATGCAGACGTGCGATCAACAGCAAAGTATGCTCTTTCACAAATGAATCGTATCCGTGCTTTGCCTGGTGATGCAAGTGAGGAGGACAAAGATACAGAGGGAGAGGAAGAAGAGGACGAGGAAAATTTTTAG
- a CDS encoding DMT family transporter, translating to MELKSNASQLPIPRLLLLIAPFFFWGTAMVAMKGVIPHTTPLFMAGVRLIPAGVLILIVAAWMGRPQPKGWDAWLWIALFALVDGTLFQGFLAEGLLRTNAGLGSVMIDSQPLAVALLCLWLFQEHIGFWGWLGLGIGVTGISLIGLPDEWILHFFNSDTIVEIFSTASIQQLFASGEWLMLLAALSMAVGTVLIRFVSRHADPVMATGWHMIIGGLPLWGISSAVESGQLQNIVPSDWFGLGYATVFGSAIAYGLFFYFASSGNLTSLSSLTFLTPVFALLFGNLLLQEVLSPLQWVGVSLTLVSIYLINQRETLPGVSKKVATSEKTITQQQQVLEASAKTINKVTLPVRKSESEMLP from the coding sequence ATGGAACTGAAAAGCAATGCATCTCAACTACCCATCCCACGACTACTGTTGTTGATAGCCCCCTTTTTTTTCTGGGGTACAGCAATGGTGGCGATGAAAGGAGTAATACCCCACACGACACCATTATTTATGGCGGGAGTGCGTTTGATACCGGCTGGCGTACTTATTTTGATAGTAGCAGCATGGATGGGTAGACCTCAGCCCAAAGGCTGGGATGCATGGCTGTGGATTGCTTTATTTGCCTTGGTGGATGGAACACTGTTTCAAGGGTTTTTGGCGGAGGGCTTACTCAGAACAAATGCTGGGTTAGGATCTGTGATGATTGACTCTCAACCCTTGGCTGTGGCATTGCTGTGTTTGTGGTTATTCCAAGAACATATTGGTTTTTGGGGATGGTTAGGACTAGGGATAGGAGTCACAGGTATTAGTTTAATTGGCTTACCGGATGAGTGGATTCTCCATTTTTTCAACTCAGACACGATTGTAGAGATATTCTCTACAGCATCAATACAACAACTGTTTGCCAGTGGCGAGTGGTTGATGCTTCTAGCAGCGCTGAGTATGGCAGTAGGAACAGTGTTGATCAGGTTCGTCAGTCGCCATGCTGATCCTGTGATGGCTACAGGATGGCACATGATTATAGGTGGCTTGCCATTGTGGGGAATTTCATCAGCTGTAGAATCTGGACAGTTGCAGAACATTGTTCCGTCTGACTGGTTTGGGCTGGGTTACGCTACAGTATTTGGTAGTGCGATCGCCTACGGATTGTTTTTCTACTTTGCCTCTAGCGGTAATCTCACCAGTCTCAGTTCCCTCACCTTTCTCACACCCGTATTCGCATTGTTATTTGGCAATTTGTTACTTCAAGAAGTTCTCAGTCCGTTGCAGTGGGTAGGAGTCAGCCTGACTTTGGTTAGCATCTATCTCATCAACCAGCGCGAAACTCTGCCAGGGGTAAGCAAGAAGGTTGCTACAAGTGAAAAAACTATCACACAGCAACAACAAGTTTTAGAAGCGTCTGCAAAGACGATAAACAAAGTTACCTTGCCTGTGAGAAAATCTGAATCAGAGATGTTGCCTTAA
- a CDS encoding YncE family protein translates to MKKFFIPCLFFIGIAWTIFTQVPLPLHEGLSTVASAARPRNPGYEVWAIDQADSLDGTTLGGNLFVFSGNDRDFLRGNAKVEQFNLAASAKKNDLAPGQKPHWITFNQGGTHAIVGHATTAHVYAIDANKREVVDSILPPGLPNSNSHAVYLSKDNKFVYVADTPGQRIHKIGTNYEAPGGKIFGDVQTLDFNTPQTKTALGVPTTGATARPVVAVVDDTGKFVYVTFADGGVAIVNAETLTIAHIYSKDEATFNGLVAYQIGDNFVTNAGNADPEIADFIYLYNNKSLLENPSKRPDFFKVPQSGNDVHGVTLIGAKYLWQVNRGSNSITIHDINAKPFDPNVEASNKARAVNIVDLVSDTLGPDPTPDLIEPSPSGQVAFFTQRGPNPISGNDPAFFNSVGIFPGLGVVEVENGGKSAKPAHLYRFDNVVGGKNIADFHALAVRK, encoded by the coding sequence ATGAAAAAATTCTTCATTCCGTGCTTGTTTTTCATTGGAATTGCTTGGACTATATTCACCCAAGTTCCTCTCCCACTGCATGAGGGATTGTCCACTGTAGCTTCAGCAGCACGACCAAGAAATCCAGGTTATGAGGTTTGGGCTATTGACCAAGCAGATTCCCTTGATGGTACTACTTTGGGAGGAAATCTCTTTGTTTTTTCAGGCAACGACCGAGACTTTTTAAGAGGTAATGCAAAGGTTGAGCAATTTAACTTGGCAGCCAGTGCTAAGAAGAACGATCTTGCACCAGGTCAAAAACCCCACTGGATTACTTTCAATCAAGGCGGTACACACGCGATTGTAGGACATGCGACTACAGCTCATGTCTATGCAATTGATGCCAACAAGCGTGAAGTTGTGGATTCAATTCTTCCACCAGGATTACCAAACTCCAACTCTCATGCTGTTTACCTCTCAAAAGACAACAAATTTGTATATGTTGCCGATACTCCAGGTCAGCGGATTCATAAGATTGGCACAAATTATGAGGCCCCTGGAGGTAAAATTTTTGGTGATGTTCAAACATTAGACTTCAATACTCCACAGACAAAGACAGCCTTAGGAGTACCTACCACTGGTGCCACTGCCCGACCAGTTGTAGCTGTCGTTGATGATACAGGTAAGTTTGTTTATGTCACTTTTGCTGATGGTGGCGTGGCAATTGTAAATGCGGAAACACTAACAATCGCACATATTTACAGTAAAGATGAAGCCACTTTCAATGGATTGGTTGCCTATCAGATTGGCGACAACTTCGTAACTAACGCAGGCAATGCTGATCCCGAGATAGCGGACTTTATCTATCTGTATAACAATAAATCTCTGCTAGAAAATCCCTCGAAGCGTCCAGATTTCTTCAAAGTTCCTCAATCCGGTAATGATGTTCATGGTGTGACATTAATTGGTGCTAAATACCTTTGGCAAGTAAATCGTGGATCCAATTCCATCACCATACACGATATCAACGCTAAACCATTTGATCCCAATGTTGAGGCTTCAAACAAAGCTCGCGCAGTTAATATTGTCGATCTAGTCAGTGATACCTTGGGTCCTGATCCTACACCAGACTTAATAGAACCATCACCTTCCGGACAAGTTGCCTTTTTCACACAGCGTGGACCTAATCCCATCTCAGGAAACGACCCAGCATTTTTCAACAGTGTGGGTATTTTCCCAGGACTAGGTGTCGTGGAAGTTGAAAACGGAGGTAAGAGTGCTAAACCCGCTCATTTATATAGATTTGATAATGTTGTCGGTGGTAAGAATATTGCTGACTTCCACGCTCTTGCAGTTCGTAAATAG